The following proteins come from a genomic window of Limnohabitans sp. 103DPR2:
- a CDS encoding non-heme iron oxygenase ferredoxin subunit, giving the protein MSGACRFLSLCKAAEVAEGKAIKVEKDGLTLAVFNIDGEYFVTDDTCTHGPGSLSEGPIDGEVVECDFHNGAFNIKTGAVVAAPCMIPLKTYKARLQGDEIEIET; this is encoded by the coding sequence ATGTCGGGTGCGTGCCGTTTTCTCTCTTTGTGCAAAGCAGCTGAGGTTGCTGAAGGCAAAGCCATCAAGGTCGAAAAAGACGGCCTGACCTTGGCTGTGTTCAATATTGACGGTGAATACTTCGTCACCGACGACACCTGCACACACGGCCCTGGCTCTCTGTCAGAGGGCCCCATCGATGGCGAGGTGGTCGAGTGCGACTTTCACAATGGCGCCTTCAACATCAAAACCGGTGCGGTGGTGGCAGCGCCCTGCATGATCCCTTTGAAAACCTACAAAGCCCGTCTGCAAGGTGATGAGATCGAAATCGAAACCTGA
- a CDS encoding tripartite tricarboxylate transporter substrate binding protein, whose protein sequence is MKRFSLSLEFVQQTALSSAVGAWRTGVCLLAALGALTASAQDAAWPQRPVKIVVPYAAGGSSDSLGRLISVGLTESLKQPFVIENKGGAGGMIGSQQVSKSAPDGYNLVISGVASHVIGPSENPKTYDPIKDFTHIAMLGGPPIVLAVNAQLPITDLKSFMAYAKANPVSWGSPGKGTHGYLIGEAFEVMSKTPMQHVAYKGGSPAVADTIAGHIPALFTTLSTASAQIQAGKLRALAITSSKRMPEFPNVPTFAEQGYPKLVALTWFSLSGPPGMPAPVVDKLNKEVRKIMQSQAAKDMLAKSSMETFDWDSARFTQFVGEELKQWAPMIKTVKPEN, encoded by the coding sequence GTGAAACGCTTTTCCCTTAGTCTCGAATTTGTACAACAGACGGCCCTGTCGTCAGCCGTTGGCGCATGGCGCACAGGGGTGTGCCTGCTGGCGGCGCTGGGTGCGCTGACGGCATCGGCGCAAGACGCTGCCTGGCCACAACGCCCCGTCAAAATTGTCGTGCCCTACGCAGCAGGCGGCAGCTCTGACAGCCTGGGTCGCCTCATTTCTGTGGGCTTGACCGAATCACTCAAGCAACCCTTTGTGATTGAAAACAAAGGCGGCGCCGGCGGCATGATTGGCTCCCAACAGGTGTCCAAGTCTGCGCCGGACGGCTACAACTTGGTGATCTCGGGCGTAGCATCTCACGTCATTGGCCCCTCTGAAAATCCCAAAACCTACGATCCCATCAAGGACTTTACGCACATTGCCATGTTGGGCGGCCCACCCATCGTGCTGGCCGTCAATGCCCAATTGCCCATCACAGATCTGAAAAGTTTCATGGCCTATGCCAAAGCCAATCCCGTCAGTTGGGGCTCCCCTGGCAAAGGGACACATGGCTATCTGATTGGTGAAGCCTTTGAGGTGATGTCCAAGACGCCCATGCAGCACGTGGCTTACAAAGGCGGCAGCCCTGCGGTGGCCGACACCATTGCGGGTCACATCCCCGCCTTGTTCACCACCTTGTCGACGGCCAGTGCGCAAATTCAGGCTGGCAAGTTGCGAGCCTTGGCCATCACATCGTCCAAGCGCATGCCAGAATTTCCAAATGTCCCCACATTTGCAGAGCAGGGCTATCCCAAGTTGGTGGCACTGACATGGTTCTCTTTGTCCGGCCCCCCCGGCATGCCTGCCCCCGTGGTCGACAAGCTGAACAAGGAGGTTCGCAAGATCATGCAAAGTCAGGCAGCCAAGGACATGTTGGCCAAAAGTTCGATGGAAACATTCGACTGGGATTCAGCTCGTTTTACCCAATTTGTGGGTGAAGAGTTGAAGCAATGGGCGCCCATGATCAAAACGGTGAAGCCTGAGAATTGA
- a CDS encoding CobW family GTP-binding protein codes for MNPLDKRIPVYLLTGYLGSGKTSLLKAWLGQDAFKDAALVINELGEVGLDNQLLSGATESAALVASACVCCTGLPGLAEALEDLFWARLERRMPRFPNLVIETTGLAEPGPVAEALRSSDLLKERYRLAGVITCLSASTADAVLKQHAEARAQLADADVLVITKTDLVSDDHLAALTLRVQHQLAHLELEHAPHLLTSAQARLSADDVLASLALRAASQAPGPFREFKAVTTLAHGLHLHRPGEHCDICEGTRASAHAAQALWWPLVALPSLAEVCEQVQALQSTLGSELLRLKGRVQTPEGAHVIQLAPFETHAEVCQDELPWSDTTRSGFTVIVSSHLSAASAQWLTQHGMSSLAA; via the coding sequence ATGAACCCCCTCGACAAACGCATTCCCGTTTATTTGCTCACAGGCTATTTGGGCAGCGGCAAGACCAGCCTCCTCAAAGCTTGGCTGGGTCAAGACGCGTTCAAAGATGCCGCCTTGGTGATCAATGAGTTAGGCGAAGTGGGATTGGACAACCAGCTGCTCAGTGGCGCCACCGAAAGCGCCGCACTGGTGGCCAGTGCGTGTGTGTGCTGCACTGGCTTGCCAGGTTTGGCCGAAGCGCTCGAAGACTTGTTCTGGGCTCGCCTTGAAAGGCGCATGCCGCGCTTTCCCAACTTGGTCATTGAAACCACAGGCTTGGCAGAACCCGGTCCTGTGGCCGAGGCCTTGCGCAGCAGCGATTTGCTCAAAGAGCGCTATCGCTTGGCTGGTGTGATCACATGCCTCAGCGCCAGCACTGCAGATGCGGTGCTCAAACAACACGCTGAAGCCCGTGCCCAATTGGCCGATGCAGATGTGTTGGTCATCACCAAAACAGACTTGGTCAGTGACGATCATTTGGCGGCACTGACATTGCGTGTGCAACATCAGTTGGCCCATTTGGAACTTGAACATGCGCCGCACTTGCTCACATCCGCGCAAGCCCGCTTATCGGCAGATGATGTGTTAGCGAGCCTGGCACTTCGCGCTGCTTCGCAGGCACCTGGCCCGTTTCGCGAATTCAAAGCAGTGACAACACTTGCGCACGGATTGCACTTGCACCGACCTGGCGAGCACTGTGACATTTGCGAAGGCACGCGTGCGTCAGCGCATGCTGCGCAAGCCTTGTGGTGGCCGCTCGTGGCACTTCCAAGCCTTGCTGAAGTCTGTGAACAGGTGCAAGCGCTTCAAAGCACTTTGGGGTCAGAGCTGCTGCGCTTAAAAGGCCGCGTCCAAACACCAGAGGGCGCGCATGTGATTCAACTGGCGCCTTTTGAAACACATGCTGAGGTTTGTCAAGACGAACTGCCTTGGTCAGACACCACACGCAGTGGCTTCACAGTGATTGTAAGCAGCCACTTGTCGGCTGCTTCAGCGCAATGGCTGACCCAACACGGCATGTCAAGCCTGGCGGCTTAA
- a CDS encoding zinc-dependent alcohol dehydrogenase, producing the protein MGQTFKAAVAMPNGTIEIQNFQTPDPKPDAGLLKVAVTGVCGSDWMFFQDFPKLQGPAILGHETVGYVQEVGAIAGPKWGVKEGDLVALEEYLPCGHCDFCRSGDFRLCNATDWRLGGPRYGATGLNRGSGLWGGFAQYQELHMNTVFHKVPAGLEPKYAALALPMSNGIEWTYLHGGAGPGQTVLIQGPGQQGLSCVVAAREAGVDKIIVTGLNTPSDKKRLAMAKHLGASHTVAIGDEDLLESVADITGGQMADLVIDCASGGPASVISAIQLARKKGRVILGGIKRQKVPQFDSDMIIAKFLTVKGMRGHSYESVELALQLIAGNRHNVRSMSTHMFGLDQTEYAIRSLVGEGAEDAIHMAIDPWK; encoded by the coding sequence ATGGGACAAACATTCAAGGCCGCCGTGGCCATGCCCAACGGCACCATCGAGATTCAAAACTTTCAAACACCCGATCCCAAACCGGATGCGGGCTTGTTGAAAGTGGCGGTCACCGGTGTCTGCGGTAGCGATTGGATGTTTTTCCAAGACTTTCCCAAGCTGCAAGGCCCCGCCATTTTGGGTCACGAGACGGTGGGCTATGTGCAAGAAGTCGGTGCCATTGCAGGCCCCAAATGGGGTGTGAAAGAAGGTGACTTGGTGGCCTTGGAAGAGTACCTGCCCTGTGGCCATTGTGATTTTTGCCGCAGCGGTGATTTTCGTTTGTGCAATGCCACCGATTGGCGCTTGGGCGGTCCTCGCTATGGCGCGACGGGATTGAACCGTGGCTCGGGTTTGTGGGGTGGTTTTGCCCAGTACCAAGAGCTGCACATGAATACCGTGTTTCACAAAGTGCCTGCAGGTCTTGAGCCCAAGTATGCGGCTTTGGCTTTGCCCATGTCCAATGGCATTGAGTGGACTTACCTGCACGGCGGTGCGGGCCCAGGCCAAACGGTGTTGATTCAAGGCCCTGGCCAACAAGGCTTGTCCTGTGTGGTGGCTGCGCGTGAAGCGGGCGTCGACAAAATCATTGTGACGGGTTTGAACACACCCTCCGACAAAAAACGTTTGGCCATGGCCAAGCACCTGGGTGCCAGCCACACGGTGGCCATTGGCGATGAAGACTTGCTTGAATCTGTGGCCGACATCACCGGCGGTCAAATGGCCGACTTGGTGATTGACTGTGCCTCGGGTGGTCCAGCCTCAGTGATCAGTGCCATTCAATTGGCGCGCAAAAAAGGCCGTGTGATTTTGGGCGGCATCAAGCGCCAGAAAGTGCCGCAGTTTGACAGCGACATGATCATTGCCAAATTCCTGACGGTCAAAGGCATGCGCGGCCACAGTTATGAATCTGTCGAGCTCGCACTTCAGTTGATCGCGGGCAATCGCCACAATGTGCGATCAATGAGCACCCACATGTTTGGTTTGGATCAAACCGAATACGCCATTCGTTCATTGGTGGGTGAAGGCGCAGAAGACGCCATTCACATGGCCATCGATCCTTGGAAGTGA
- a CDS encoding aromatic ring-hydroxylating dioxygenase subunit alpha yields the protein MLKKELNDLVTQTGPGTPMGNLFRRYWLPALLSEQLPGPDCEPVRLELLSEKMLAFRDTEGKLGLIDEFCAHRGVSLWFGRNEDNGIRCPYHGWKYDVNGNCTEVPSEPTSGYCERIKLKSYPMVERGGVIWVYMGPADKQPPLPEWEFATLPREHSYMSKRLQASNWLQALEGGIDSSHVSFLHSASLSRDPLFKGAKGNQYNLNDLSPVFEVVEADGGLLVGARRNAEDDQYYWRITPWIMPCFTMVPPRGDHPVHGHFWVPINDHACWTWSFDYHPTRALTKEEVDAMKGGASIHVKVDKNYVPLQRMDNDYLMDRKAQKEGLLYSGIEGIGMQDASLQESMGSIQDRTKENLVSTDNGIIMARQRLIKAARALAENPDFELPGLNPEHQKVRSVAVLLKRDVHYKEGAKEHFKSAPGKPHSSV from the coding sequence ATGTTGAAAAAAGAACTCAATGACCTGGTAACCCAAACTGGTCCTGGCACCCCCATGGGCAATTTGTTCCGTCGTTACTGGTTGCCTGCCTTGTTGTCCGAGCAATTGCCCGGCCCTGATTGCGAACCCGTGCGTTTGGAATTGCTGTCAGAAAAAATGCTCGCCTTCCGCGACACCGAAGGCAAGTTGGGCTTGATCGATGAGTTTTGCGCACACCGTGGCGTGTCGCTGTGGTTTGGTCGCAATGAAGATAACGGCATTCGTTGCCCTTACCACGGTTGGAAATACGACGTGAACGGCAATTGCACGGAGGTGCCTTCTGAGCCGACATCTGGCTACTGTGAGCGCATTAAATTGAAGTCTTACCCCATGGTAGAGCGCGGTGGCGTGATATGGGTGTACATGGGCCCTGCAGACAAACAACCGCCGCTGCCAGAGTGGGAATTTGCCACCTTGCCACGCGAGCACTCTTACATGTCCAAGCGTTTGCAAGCCAGCAACTGGTTGCAAGCATTGGAAGGCGGCATTGATTCCAGCCACGTGTCTTTCTTGCACAGCGCGTCACTCAGCCGAGACCCCTTGTTCAAAGGCGCCAAAGGCAACCAATACAACTTAAACGACTTGAGCCCTGTCTTTGAAGTGGTGGAAGCCGATGGAGGTTTGTTGGTGGGTGCACGTCGCAATGCAGAAGACGACCAGTACTACTGGCGCATCACACCCTGGATCATGCCTTGCTTCACCATGGTGCCACCCCGCGGTGATCACCCTGTGCACGGTCACTTCTGGGTGCCCATCAATGACCATGCGTGCTGGACATGGAGCTTTGACTACCATCCCACACGCGCATTGACCAAGGAAGAAGTGGACGCCATGAAGGGCGGTGCCAGCATTCACGTGAAGGTCGACAAAAACTATGTGCCTTTGCAGCGCATGGACAACGACTACTTGATGGACCGCAAGGCTCAAAAAGAAGGTTTGTTGTACAGCGGCATTGAAGGCATTGGCATGCAAGACGCGTCATTGCAAGAAAGCATGGGCAGCATTCAAGACCGCACCAAAGAGAACTTGGTGTCCACCGACAACGGCATCATCATGGCGCGTCAGCGTTTGATCAAAGCGGCACGTGCTTTGGCTGAGAACCCAGATTTTGAATTGCCCGGATTGAACCCTGAGCATCAAAAAGTTCGCTCAGTGGCCGTTTTGTTGAAGCGCGATGTGCATTACAAAGAAGGTGCCAAAGAGCACTTCAAGTCTGCACCTGGCAAGCCACACTCTAGCGTCTAA
- a CDS encoding Rieske 2Fe-2S domain-containing protein, with protein MLKKEQNDLVTQTGPGTAMGNLFRRYWMPALLSQQLPGPDCDPVRLELFSEKMVAFRDTQGRLGLIDEFCAHRGVSLWFGRNEENGLRCPYHGWKFDIKGQCIEVPSEPTSGYCDRIKLKSYPMIERGGVIWVYMGPADKQPPFPEYEFATVPAEQSYMSKRYQECNWLQALEGGIDSSHVSFLHSGSLNTDPLFKGAKGNQYNLNDLSPVFEVVEATGGLYIGARRNAEDDQYYWRITPWVMPNYTVVPPRGDHPVHGHFWVPINDHACWAWSFDYHPTRALTHAERSAMEGGASVHVKVDADYKPLQRKENNYGMDRDAQRKRIFYSGIEGIGIQDASLQESMGTIQDRTKENLVSTDNGIIMTRQRLMKAAKALAEDPNYKLPGIDPEAQKVRSAAILLKRDLAFKDAAQEALRATPGKPHSSV; from the coding sequence ATGTTGAAAAAAGAGCAAAACGACCTCGTCACACAAACTGGCCCCGGCACGGCCATGGGCAATCTGTTTCGGCGCTATTGGATGCCTGCCTTGTTGTCGCAGCAGTTGCCAGGCCCTGATTGCGATCCCGTGCGCTTAGAGCTGTTTTCCGAAAAGATGGTGGCCTTTCGCGACACGCAAGGCCGCTTGGGTTTGATTGATGAGTTTTGTGCGCACCGAGGCGTGTCCTTGTGGTTTGGTCGCAATGAAGAGAATGGGTTGCGTTGCCCTTATCACGGTTGGAAATTTGACATCAAGGGTCAGTGCATTGAAGTTCCTTCCGAGCCCACTTCCGGCTACTGTGACCGCATCAAGCTAAAGTCTTATCCCATGATTGAACGCGGTGGTGTGATCTGGGTGTACATGGGCCCAGCCGACAAGCAGCCGCCCTTCCCTGAATATGAATTTGCCACCGTACCGGCCGAGCAGTCGTACATGTCCAAGCGCTACCAAGAGTGCAATTGGCTCCAAGCTTTGGAGGGGGGCATTGACTCAAGCCATGTGTCTTTCTTGCACAGTGGCAGTTTGAACACCGATCCCTTGTTCAAAGGGGCCAAGGGCAATCAGTACAACTTGAATGATTTGAGCCCCGTGTTTGAAGTGGTCGAGGCAACCGGTGGCTTGTACATTGGGGCGCGCCGCAATGCGGAGGACGACCAATACTACTGGCGCATCACACCGTGGGTGATGCCAAATTACACCGTGGTGCCGCCGCGCGGTGATCACCCGGTGCATGGCCACTTCTGGGTGCCGATCAATGACCATGCCTGCTGGGCATGGAGCTTTGACTACCATCCTACGCGCGCATTGACGCATGCAGAGCGCTCCGCCATGGAAGGTGGCGCCAGCGTCCACGTGAAGGTTGATGCCGATTACAAACCGCTGCAGCGCAAAGAAAACAACTACGGCATGGACCGCGATGCGCAACGCAAGCGCATTTTCTACAGTGGCATTGAAGGCATCGGCATTCAGGATGCGTCCTTGCAAGAAAGCATGGGCACCATTCAAGACCGCACCAAAGAGAATTTGGTGTCGACCGACAACGGCATCATCATGACGCGACAGCGTTTGATGAAAGCGGCCAAAGCTTTGGCGGAAGATCCCAATTACAAATTGCCTGGCATCGATCCTGAGGCGCAAAAGGTTCGTTCGGCAGCGATTTTGTTGAAGCGAGATTTGGCCTTCAAGGATGCGGCCCAAGAGGCATTGCGCGCGACGCCGGGCAAACCACACAGTTCCGTTTGA